One Brassica napus cultivar Da-Ae chromosome C2, Da-Ae, whole genome shotgun sequence DNA window includes the following coding sequences:
- the LOC106425765 gene encoding glutaredoxin-C4: MTMMRSFSMAMLLVALVSSISIVSSASSSPEAEFVKKTISSHKIVIFSKSYCPYCRRAKSVFSELDQVPHVVELDEREDGWNVQSALGEIVGRRTVPQVFINGKHIGGSDDTVEAHESGELAKLLGVSTKAEL; encoded by the exons ATGACAATGATGAGATCTTTCTCGATGGCAATGTTGCTCGTCGCACTAGTTTCATCCATCTCTATTGTTTCTTCGGCTTCTTCATCCCCTGAAGCCGAGTTTGTTAAGAAGACCATCTCTTCCCACAAGATCGTTATCTTCTCCAAATCCTACTGCCC GTATTGCAGGAGAGCCAAATCTGTGTTCAGTGAGCTGGATCAGGTTCCTCATGTTGTGGAGCTTGATGAAAGAG AAGATGGGTGGAACGTTCAGAGTGCACTTGGAGAGATTGTTGGAAGGCGAACAGTACCACAGGTTTTCATTAACGGAAAGCACATTGGAGGATCAGACG ATACTGTAGAAGCGCACGAGAGCGGTGAACTGGCCAAGCTTCTCGGTGTTTCCACCAAAGCTGAACTCTAG
- the LOC106425763 gene encoding PHD finger protein ALFIN-LIKE 5, producing the protein MEGGGGARYNPRTVEEVFRDFKGRRAGILRALTTDVKEFFQQCNPEKDNLCLYGFPNEVWEVNLPAEEVPPELPEPALGINFARDGMQEKEWISLVAVHSDAWLLSVSFYFGSRFGFDKADRKRLFNMINEVPTVFEVVTGSAKKQTEEQPSSVNRNGNRSKSNSKVRDLEVKSSRTIEVNDEEEGVEEEEEDEEEHGETLCGACGDNYASDFWICCDMCEKWFHGKCVKITPARAEHIKQYKCPSCSNKRARP; encoded by the exons AtggaaggaggaggaggtgcCCGCTACAACCCTCGAACTGTTGAAGAAGTCTTCCGAGATTTCAAGGGCCGTCGTGCTGGCATCCTCCGTGCTCTCACCACcg ATGTGAAAGAGTTTTTCCAGCAATGCAATCCTG AGAAGGACAACCTTTGCTTGTATGGATTCCCGAATGAAGTGTGGGAAGTTAACTTACCAGCTGAAGAAGTGCCTCCTGAGCTCCCTGAGCCTGCGCTCGGCATCAACTTTGCTAGAGATGGAATGCAGGAAAAAGAGTGGATTTCTCTTGTTGCTGTCCACAGTGATGCCTGGTTGCTTTCTGTCTCCTTTTACTTCGGTTCAAGATTTGGTTTCGATAAAGCTGACAG GAAGCGCTTGTTTAACATGATAAACGAGGTTCCTACTGTATTTGAAGTTGTAACTGGAAGTGCGAAGAAACAAACAGAGGAACAGCCTTCTTCAGTAAACAGAAATGGCAACAGATCCAAGTCTAATTCAAAAGTG AGAGATTTAGAAGTCAAAAGCTCAAGGACAATAGAGGTCAACGACGAGGAGGAAGGagtagaggaagaggaagaggatgaAGAGGAACACGGTGAGACCCTATGTGGAGCTTGTGGAGATAACTATGCATCTGATTTCTGGATTTGCTGCGACATGTGCGAGAAATGGTTTCATGGGAAGTGTGTGAAGATCACTCCAGCTAGAGCGGAGCATATCAAGCAATACAAGTGCCCTTCTTGCAGCAACAAAAGAGCTCGTCCCTAA